One Ancylobacter novellus DSM 506 genomic window, CGTCAGGGAGACTTTCATGCTGGATATTGCAGGACGGCTGACGGGGGCTGCGCTGGCGCTCGCCTTGCTCGCAGGTGCCGCCCCCGTGCTGGCGCAGGAGCAGGCGCCGTTCAACATGGCTCAGGCCAAGCCCGGCGCCGAGCCGAGCGCCGAGCAGATGAAGCTCGCCAACGAGCTGCTGATCGCCAATGGCGAGGCGTCGAGCTTCGACGCCATCATCCCCAACGTCATCGAGCAGGCGGCGGCCAGCTTCGTGCAGGCCAATCCGGACCTCATCCGCGACCTGCGCGAGGTGGCCAAGCAGCTCGTGCCGCAATATGAGGGTCGCCGCTCCGAGGTGGTGCAGATCCTCGCCCGCACCTATGCCGCCCAGTTCAGCGCCGCCGAGCTGCAGGAGCTGCTGGTGTTCTACCGCTCGCCGGTGGGCCGCAAGCTCGTCGAGAAGCGCCAGGAGCTGCTCGACGCTGGCCTGCGCGGCATCCAGGCGTGGAGCGCGGGCTTCTCGCGGGAGATGGAAGCCAAGGTGCGCGAGGAGATGAAGAAGCGCGGCTTCACCATCTGACGCCGCCGCCTCCCGACAAGAAAAATGCCCGGCTCGCGCCGGGCATTTTCGTTTTCAGTCCTCGTCGCCGCCGACCGGCGCCTTGTGGCCGGTGATGAGATAGAAGATCAGCGGCCCGAACAGGGCGAGCGCCGACAGCGCATAGAGCGTCAGCGCGATCGGCGACTGGAACAGCACGATCGGGTCACCGACGCTGATGGCGAGGGCGCGGCGAAGCTGCTGCTCGGCGAGCGGGCCGAGGATGAGGCCGACCACCACCGGAGCGATGGGGTAGTCGTAGCGCCGGAGCACATAGCCGAGCAGGCCGAACACCAGCAGCATGCCGAGCTCGACCAGCGACGGGTTGGCCCCGAGCGTGCCCAGCGTGGCGAAGACCAGGATGCCGCCATAGAGCCACGGCCGGGGAATAGCGAGCAGCCGCACCCACAGCCCGACCAGCGGCAGGTTCAGCACCAGCAGCATGCCGTTGGCGATGAACAGCGAGGCGATCAGGCCCCAGACGAGGTCCGGATTGGTGGTGAACAGCAGCGGGCCGGGATTGAGCCCGTATTGCTGGAAGCCGGCCAGCATGATCGCCGCCGTCGCCGAGGTCGGCAGGCCGAGCGTCAGCAGCGGCACCAGCACGCCGGCGGCGGCCGCGTTGTTCGCCGCCTCCGGCCCGGCGACGCCTTCGATGGCGCCGTTGCCGAACTCGTCCGGCTTCTTGCAGAGCCGCTTCTCCAGCGCATAGGACAGGAAGGTCGGGATCTCCGCGCCGCCCGCCGGCATCGCGCCGATGGGGAAGCCGAGCACGGTGCCGCGCAGCCACGGCCGCCACGAACGCTTCCAGTCCTCCCGGTTCATGAACACCGAGCCCTTCACCGGCTCGATGACCTCCTCGGCGCGCGAGCCCGCGGCGCAGACCGAGAGCGTCTCGCCGATGGCGAACAGGGCGACCGCCAGCGTCGTCACCTCCACGCCGTCGAGCAGGTCGGGGATGCCGAAGGAGAGCCGCGCCTGCCCGCTCTGCAGGTCGATGCCGATGAGGCCGAGCGACAGGCCGATGAACAGGCTGGTGAGCCCGCGCGTCACCGAGGAGCCGAAGGCGGCGGAGACGGTGGTGAAGGCCAGCACCATCAGCGCGAAATAGTCCTCCGGCCCGAAGGAGATGGCGATGTCGACCACGGTCGGGGCGATCAAGGCAAGGCCGATGGTGGCGATGGTGCCGGCGACGAAGGAGCCAATGGCGGCTGTGGCGAGCGCCGGCCCGCCGCGTCCGGCGCGGGCCATCTTGTTGCCCTCCAGCGCCGTGACGATGGAGGAGCTCTCGCCGGGCGTGTTGAGCAGGATGGAGGCGGTGGAGCCGCCATACATGCCGCCATAATAGATGCCGGCGAACATGATCAGCGAGCCGGCCGGATCGAGCTTGAAGGTGATCGGCAGCAAGAGCGCCACGGTGAGCGCCGGGCCGATGCCCGGCAGCACGCCGACCGCCGTGCCGAGCATGACGCCGACGAAGGCGAAGAGCAGGTTGATCGGCTGGAGGGCGACGAAGAGGCCCTGGCCGAGGGCGGCGAACGTGTCCATCGGTGCCGCTCCCTCAGATCAGCCGTTCGAGCGGGCCGGCCGGCAGCGAGAGCTGCAGCCCCTTGGCGAAGATCAGGTAGATGATGAAGCACATCACCGTGCCCGCCAGGAAATGCGCCCAGACCGGGCCGCGGCCGAAGCCCTTGGCGGTGGCGGCGAACAGCCAGCCGGTGGCGATGGAGAAGCCGAGGAAGGGCAGGAGGATGATCTGGCCGACGAGGCCGGCCAGCACCCACACCATCGGCCCCGCCTCGTCGCGCGGCCGGGCGATGGCGCCCTCACGGATCGCCTCCACCGCGGTGGCGACGGCGAGAATGGCGAGGCCTGCGGCGATGATGGTCGGGAAGGCGGCGGGTCCGACCGCCGAATGGGCGTTGACGCTGGCGAGGCGCCAGGCGTCCCAGCCGACGACGAGCGCCAGCACGGCGAGGCCGAGGGCGATGAAGAGGCCCGCCCTGTCGGCGGAGGGCCGGGCGGAGGAAGAGGGCTGGTCGCTCATGTCAGGCATTCCGGGGAGCGGGTGGCGGCGGGAGAGGCCTGCTCCCGTCATCAGGCTGGGCGTCATCCCGGCCGGAGCCCGCAGGGCGCAGAGCCGGGATCGCTCACAATAGATTCGGCGCGCGATCCCGGATACGGCCTGCGGCCGTTCCGGGATGATGATGATCAGGACAGAGGCGCTGGCCTCAGTTGGCGAGGCCGACATCCTTCAGGATGGCCTGCGTCGCGGTGATGTCCTTGTTGAGCTGGGCCTCGAACTCGGGACCGGCGAGGTAGGTGTTCACCCAGCCCTTCTGCGCCAGGAGATCCTTCCACGCCTTCGATTCCACCGCCTTGGCGATGATGTCGGACAGCGCCTTCTTCTGCTCCGGCGTGATGCCCGGCGCGGCCGAGATCGAACGCCAGTTCTGGATCTCCACGTCGACGCCGGATTCCTTCAGCGTCGGGATGTCCTTGGCGTCGGGCAGGCGCTGGCCGCTGGAGACGGCGAGGATGCGCAGCTTGCCGGCCTTGGCCTGGGCGTCGAACTCCGAGAGCGAGGAGATGCCGACCGTCACCTTGCCGCCGAGGATGGAGGCGAGCGACTCGCCGCCGCCGGAGAAGGCGATGTAGTTGACCTTGGTCGGGTCGACGCCCACCGCCTTGGCGATCAGGCCGGCCGCGATGTGGTCGGTACCGCCGGCCGAGCCGCCGGCCCAGGAGACCTTCTGCGGGTCGGCCTTCAGCGCGGCGACGAGGTCCGCCATCGACTTCAGCGGCGAATTGGCCGGCACGGCGATGGCCTCGTACTCGCCGGTGAGGCGGGCGATCGGGGTGACCTGCGAGAGGTTCACCGGCGACTTGTTGGTGATGATGGCGCCCACCATGACGTAGCCGCCGACCAGCAGCACGTTCGGGTCGCCCTTGCTGCCGTTGACGAACTGGGCGAGGCCGATGGTGCCGCCGGCGCCCGGCACGTTCATGACCTGCACGTTGGGCACCAGCTTCTCGGACTGCAGCACCTGCTGCAGGGCGCGGGCGGTCTGGTCCCAGCCGCCGCCGGGCGCGGCCGGGGCGATGATCTTGAGGTCGCTGACCTGCGCCGAAGCGGCACCGAAGGGCGCGGCAGCGAGGGCTGCGGCGAGCAGCGCTCCGCGGAACATGTGATTCATCGTTTCCTCCAAGGAATGGAACGGCGACGCGTTGAACGCTGGCCGCCGCTTGGCACGCGGAAGTTGGCACGCGGCGAATGGGCACGCGGCTTGGAAGCTAGAGCGCGATACCCACCGTGTCGAGTTCCACGGAAGGCTAAGACTTTTGCACGACGCGCGCGCAGGCCAGCCATGCGGCCGCTTGACGTTCGCCGCGCGCGGGGCGACATCCGCAGGGATCGGGCTGAGGCCTGCGCACCGCAGCGGGGACGCGCATCATGGACCAATTCGACGTCGACCTCTTCGTCATCGGCGGGGGCTCGGGCGGCGTGCGTGCCGCACGCATCGCCGCCAACCACGGCGCCAAGGTGAAGATCGCCGAGGAGTACCGGCTGGGCGGCACCTGCGTGATCCGCGGCTGCGTGCCGAAGAAGCTCTTCGTCTATGCCGCACAGTTCGCCCACGACTTCGCCGACGCCGCCGGCTTCGGCTGGACGGTGGAGGGCGTGAGCTTCGACTGGAAGACGCTGATCGCCAACAAGGACAAGGAGATCGCGCGGCTGGAAGGCGCCTATCGCGCCAATCTGGAACGCTCGGGCGTCGAGATCGTGAAGCAGCGCGCGGTGATCGAGGGGCCGCACCTTGTGCGGCTCGCCGATGCCACCGGTGTCACCGCGAAAGTCATCCTTATTGCCACCGGCGGTCGGCCCAATATCGGCCTCGATATGCCCGGCCGCGAGCTCGGCATCACCTCGAACGAGGCGTTCCATCTCGAACGTTTGCCGGAGCGGATCATCATCCAGGGCGCCGGCTACATCGCGCTTGAGTTCGCAAGCCTTTTCAATGGATTGGGCTCGAAGGTCACGGTGGTCCACCGCGGCGACAAGGTGCTGCGCGGCTTCGAGGGCGAGCTGCAGGAGCGCATCGCGGCGGAACTCGCCTCCGCCGGCATCGCCTTCGAGTTCGGCGCCACGATCGAGAGCATCCACGAGGGCGAAGGCGAAGGCGAAAAGCGCGTCCGGCTCAATGACGGCCGCGACTTGTTCGCCGACGAGGTGATGCTCGCCATCGGCCGCGTGCCGAACACGGTCGGCCTCGGGCTCGACGCGGTCGGGGTGCATCTGAACGACGCCGGCGCCATTGCGGTGGACGCCAATTCGCGCACCAACGTCCCCTCCATCTATGCCGTGGGCGACGTCACCGACCGCGTGAACCTCACCCCCGTCGCCATCCGCGAAGGCCATTCCTTCGCCGACAGCGTGTTCGGCGGCCAGCCGTGGGAGGTCGACTACGAGAACATCCCGACCGCCGTTTTCACCGAGCCGGAGATCGGCACGGTCGGCCTGTCGGAGGAGGAGGCGCGGGCGCGCGGTTACAAGCTCGACATCTACAAGACGGATTTCCGCCCGTTGAAGGCGACGCTGTCGGGCAGCACCTCGCGCACCTTCATGAAGCTCGTCGTCGACCAGATGACCGACAAGGTGCTCGGCGTCCACCTCATCGGCGAGAGCTCGGCGGAGATCGTGCAGATCGCCGCCATCGCGATGAACATCGGTGCCACCAAGGCCGACTTCGACCGCACCATGGCGCTGCACCCTTCCAGCGCCGAGGAGCTGGTGACGCTGCGCACCAAGCACGCCACCAGTGACAAGGTGATCCCCGAGGTCTCCGCCGAGGCGACCCCGGCGATCTGAGGCCATAGGCGCGGGGGCGTAGGCCCTCTACGCCTTCCGGGCAATCGTGCAATGAAGCCGCTGCGGCAGCATACTGGCGCCGGCGCGAGCCTTGGGTGTATAAGGCCGGCCTTTCCCGCCGGGGATGAGCCCCGCGCGGCGTATTGGGGTTTCTTGGAGGCAGTCATGTCTGATCGCTGGACGCCGGAAAGCTGGAGGGCGAAGCCCATTCAGCAGGTCCCGGACTATCCGGACGCCGAAGCTTTGGCTTCGGTGGAGCGTCAGCTTGCCTCGTTTCCCCCCTTGGTTTTTGCAGGTGAAGCCCGCCGGCTGAAGCGCGAGCTCGCCAAGGTGGCGAACGGCGAGGCCTTCCTTCTTCAGGGCGGCGACTGCGCCGAGAGCTTCGCCGAGCATTCGGCCGACAACATCCGCGATTTCTTCCGCGTCTTCCTGCAGATGGCGGTGGTGCTGACCTATGCCGGCGCCTCCCCTGTGGTGAAGGTCGGGCGCATCGCCGGCCAGTTCGCCAAGCCGCGCTCGGCGCCGATGGAGAAGGTGGGTGACGTCGAGCTGCCGTCCTACCGGGGCGACATCGTCAACGACATCGAGTTCACGCCGGCGTCGCGCATCCCTGATCCGCGCCGCCAGCTCGAGGCGTACCGCCAGTCGGCGGCGACGCTGAACCTGCTGCGCGCCTTCGCCAATGGCGGCTATGCGAGCCTTGGCAACGCGCATCAGTGGATGCTCGGCTTCATCAAGGACTCACCGCAGTCCGGCCGCTACCAGGCGCTCGCCGACCGCATCACCGAGGCGCTCGACTTCATGCGCGCCATCGGGATCGACCCGGAGCATCATCCGGAGATGCGCTCGACCGAGTTCTTCACCTCGCATGAGGCGTTGCTGCTCGGCTTCGAGCAGGCGCTGACTCGCGTGGATTCGACGAGCGGAGACTGGTACGCGACCTCCGGCCACATGATCTGGGTCGGCGATCGCACCCGCCAGTTCGACCACGCCCATATCGAGTACTGCCGCGGCGTGAAGAACCCGCTCGGCCTGAAGTGCGGCCCGTCACTGAAGCCGGACGACCTTCTGCGCCTGATCGACGCGCTGAACCCGGAGAACGAGCCGGGCCGCCTGACCCTGATCGGCCGCTTCGGCGCCGACAAGGTCGCCGGCAGTCTGCCGGCGCTGGTGCGCGCGGTGAAGCGGGAGGGGCGCAGCGTGGTGTGGTCGTCGGACCCGATGCACGGCAACACCATCAAGGCCGCCTCCGGCTACAAGACCCGGCCGTTCGACCAGATCCTCTCCGAGGTGAAGGACTTCTTCGCCGTCCATGCGGCCGAGGGCACCTATGCCGGCGGCGTGCATCTGGAGATGACCGGCAAGAACGTCACCGAATGCACCGGCGGCGCGCGGGCGATCTCGGATGCGGACCTCAAGGATCGCTACCACACCTATTGCGACCCGCGGCTCAACGCCGAGCAGGCCATCGAGATGGCCTTCCTCGTCGCCGAGCTGCTGAAGCAGGAGCGGGCCGGGCGCGTGCGTCCGGTGACTCAAGCGGCCGAGTAATCTTCGGAAACGCAAAAAGCGTTTTCCCGCTGCCTGAGCTTGGATATGGAAACACCGCGGCCTCACCGGCCGCGGTGTTTTTCTTTGTGAGGAGCCGCTGGTGCGGCAAGCTATCTTAGAGCGACAGGTTATCTTCGAGAGCGAGAACGTGCGCGTGGTGCGCACGCCGGGAACCCGTAGCGACGTCGTCTTCGTGACCTTCGAGGCGCACCAGCTCAAGCGCCCGCTCGACCGCAAGGGCTTCGGCGAGAAGTTCCTGCAGGACAACGGCTTCACCTCCTATCACCTGCTGGCGGGCGACAATTTCTGGTTCCAGTACCCGGAGATGGCGGAGGTGCTGGCGGCGGTACGTGCGGATGTCGGGCCGGGGCCGGAGATCGTCGCCTATGGTGTGAGCATGGGCGGCTACGCGGCCTTCCGCTTCGCCGGGCTGCTCGGCGCCGCGCGGGTGATCGCCTTCTCGCCGCAATACAGCATCGACAAGCGCCGTATCCCTTGGGACAAGCGCTGGGACCGGCTGTTCGATCGCCCGCGCCAGGTGCTGTGGGAGCATTTGACCACGCCGCGCGGCGTGCCGGTCTATCTGTTCTACGACCCGCACAACCGCGACCGCCACCATGTGCGGATGCTCGCGCGCGAGGCGGACGTCGTGCCCGTCCGCGTGCCCTATGCCGGCCACGCGACCATCACCGTGTTCATGGAATGCGGCATGCTCGGCGAGACCGTGCTCGCCATCGGCGAGAACCGCTTCGATGCGGCGGACTGCGAGCGGGAACTGAAGATCCGCATCGACCACTCGCCGCTCTATGTCGCCAAGCGCGCCCGCAGCCGCAGCCGCCTGTTCCGCCGCCTGCGCGCCGACCTCGTCGACCGGTTCGGCTGAGGCGCCGCAACTTCGCCACCGCCGCCCTCTAGGCGGAACCCATTGCTGCGGAGGCGGCGGCGCAGTTAGTTTCGCCGCCCCGGCCCTGCGGCCGATCCGGTTGAGGAGGCCGCCCTTGCGGCAGAGCGTGTTCGAAAGCGAGGCCGTGTCGGTCTTCAAGATGCCTGGGCATCGCGAGGACGTGGTTTTCGTCTCGTTCGAATCGATGATCCCGACCCGCAGGCCCGACCGTCGCGGCTTCGGCGAGCAGTTCTTCCACCATCGCGGCTTCACCGCCTACCACGTCATGCCGCGCGCCAACGAGTGGTATCATTATCCCGAGATGGAGGCGGCGCTGGCCGCCGTGCGTGCCGACATCCCCGCGGGCACGCGGGTCATCACCTATGGCATGAGCATGGGCGCCTACGCCGCCTATCGCTTCTCCGAGCCGCTCGCCGCCGACGCGGTCATCGCCTTCTCGCCGCAATACAGCGTCGATCGCTGGCGCGTGTGGTGGGAGCGGCGCTGGAGTTCCGAGGGCAAGTCGCTGCTCTGGGACCGCCAGCTTCCGCGCAAGGAGGCGGTGAAATACGTCTTCTACGATCCGCTCAACCAGGATCGCCGGCACATAAGGCGCCTGCGCAAGGAGGCGGAGCTCGATCTGGTGCGCATCTATTTCAGCGGCCATGCCTCCATCGCCTATGTGCAGGAATGCGGCATGCTGGAGAGCGCGGTGCTCGACATCGCCGAGGGCTGCTTCGACATCGCCGCCTTCGAGGCGCGGCTGTGGCAGCAGCGCAAGACGTCCGCGACCTACCAGAAGATGCGCCGGCGCAAGAAGACCGGCATCTTCCGCCGGCTGCGCTATGTGGTGATCGAGCACCTGCTCGACCGCCGGCTGGGCGCGGCGGCGCTTCAATCTACGACGACCCCTCCTGACACATAGGGCGCCGTTATCCTGAGGTGCGAGCGCAGCGAGCCTCGAAGGATGATCGCAAGAGCGCACCCGGATGAGCATCCTTCGAGGCCCGGCCTCTGGCCGGGCACCTCAGGATGACGGTCAGCAGGGGGAAGCGGAGGCTTCGAACCTCAGCCCCAGCCTTCCAGCACCACCTTGCCGATCGACATGCCGCTCTCCAGCGCCGCGTGCGCGCGCCTGAGGTTCTCTGCGTTGATCGTGCCGAAATTTGCGCCCAGTGTCGTGCGCACCGTGCCGGCATCGATCAGCCGGGCGACCTCGTCGAGGATCTCGTGCTGGCGGATCATGTCCGGGGTCTGGAACATGGAGCGCGTGTACATGAGCTCCCAGTGCAGCGACAGGCTCTTGGTCTTCAAGAGCATCGCGTCGAGGCTCGCCGGATCGTCGATGATGGCGATGCGGCCCTGCGGCCTCGCCGCCTTGACGATCTCGGCCCAGTGCTTGTCCGAGTTAGTCAGGGTGAAGGTGTAGTCGATCTCGCCGAGCCCGGCGGCCGCGATCTCCTCGGCGAGCGGGCGCGAATGGTCGATCACCGCATGCGCGCCGCGCTCCTCGACCCATTTGCGGCTCTCGGGGCGCGAGGCGGTGCCGATGACGGTGAGGTCGGTGAGCTGGCGGGCGAACTGCACCACCAGCGAGCCGACGCCGCCCGCCGCGCCGACCACCAAGAGCTTCGCGTCCTTCGCACCCTTGCCCTTGAACGGCACCTCCAGCCGGTCGAACAGCCCTTCCCAGGCAGTCACCGCGGTGAGCGGGATGGCGGCGGCCTCTGCGAAGGAGAGGCTCTCCGGCTTGTGGCCGGTGATGCGCTCATCGACGAGGTGCAGTTCGGCATTGGTGCCCGGCCGGTTGAGGTCGCCGGCGTAGAACACCTCGTCGCCGGCCTTGAACAAGGTCACCTCGGGACCGACCGCCTCGACCACGCCGGCGGCGTCCCAGCCGAGGATGACCGGGGCGCCCTCGGTGCCGGCGCGGCGGCGGCGTACCTTGGTGTCGACCGGATTGACCGAGATCGCCTTCACCCGCACCAGCAGGTCGTGCGGGCCGGGCGTCGGCGCCGGGGTCTCGAAGTCGAAGAGCGCGCGCTCCTCGCCGATGGGCAGGGATTCGCTATAACCGATGGCCTTCATGATCATCTCCCGCGCATGGCGCGTCATGGTCTCGTCTCGGCTGAGATGTCGCAAAGCCGCGCAAAAGCACAAGAACGCACGAATTTGTCGGCAGGTATCGAAATTGTAATCCTCTTCCCCGCGCCGCCGGGTTTACCTAGATTTCGGCGACCCCGGATGGGAGAGAGAATATGGCGAGGCGCCATCAGGACTATTCGCGCACGGGCTGCGCGGTCGAGGCGGCGCTGGAGATCATCGGCGCCAAATGGAAGGGCGGCATCATCTACCAGTTGCTCGGCGGCGAATTGCGCTTCAGCGAGCTGCGCCGGCGCATGCCGGGCGTGACCCAGCGCATCCTCGCCAAGGCGCTGAGAGAGCTGGAGGCGGACGGCGTCATCTCCCGCACCGTCTATCCTACCGTGCCGCCGCAGGTAGGCTACCAGCTCACCGCCGAGGGCGAGGCGCTGCGCCCGGCGGTGATGGTGCTGCACGACTGGGGCAAGCGGCACACGCAGCCCTTCGACGTCGCCGCGGAGTGACGTCGCGGGACGCTGGCCTTCGGCGGTCCGGCTGGGTAGAAGACGTGCGACCGCCGCTATCCGAGGCCGGCTGCGGCCGTCGAGCACCTTGGACCCGCCTATGACCAGCCCGGCGCATCCCGCCAGCCCGACCCCGAACCGGCGCTATTTCGAGCCCAAGCGGCGCAGCAAATGGCGGCAGTGGCTCACCAATGCCAGCCAGAAGATCGGCCGCTCGATCGGCCGCCTGCTGTTCGACGCCGAGAGCCGGCCGCGGCCCTGGCTGCGCTCGCTGCTGTTCGATACCTATCAGCGCCCGCGCCCGGGCCTGGGGGGCGTGGTGTTCAAGGAGCCCGGCCGGCCGCGCCGGCCCTTCGCCGCCTGGCTGACCCATGCTGACGACACCCTGCCGCCTTTGGTGCGGCATTTGCCGTTCCCGTTGAAGGACGAGGGACGCCGTCCCGTGGTCGTCGTGGCGCAGGGCGATGCCGCGCCGGCCGAGGCGCTGGTGCGGACGCTGGCGGGGCATCATGGGGTGATGATGCTTGTTCTCGACGGTGTGGCGCTTTCGGGATTCCCGGCCGCGGTCATCCCGGTCGACGTCGCCGGCTCGCGTGCCCCGCGGGCGGTGCTGCTCGACGCGCTGGCCCAGCGCGCGGCGGATTATCACCCGCTCTTCGCCGTCGCCATCGGCTTCGGTGCGGCCGATGCCGCCGACATATTGGAACAGCGCAACATCCCCGTCGTCGCGCTCGCCGGCGCGCCGGAGACCTATGCGGACTTCGTCGAGGCGCTGGACGTCGCGCTGGAGCGGGCGAGCGCCGTGGCCTTCCCCTCCGATGCCGCGAGGCAGGCGGCGCTCTCATTGCTGCCGCACCGTGCCGGCCGGCGGCGCCTCGTTATCGGCAATGCGCCGGAAGATGTGGAAGCGATCGGCCGCGAGATCGGTGCGGAGCTCGACAACGAGCTGGCGCTGGTGCTCGCCACCGATCCGGCCCAGCTGGAAGTGCTGGCGATCCCGCGCGAGGGCGACCCGCCCGGCGAGATCAAAGTGCCGGCAAGACTCGCCTCCCTCATCGCCGCGTGGCGGCGCAAGGCGCTGCTCAAGCGGCACCCGAACCGCCCGCCGCTGCGCCGGCCCTATTCCGGCTTCCACCCGCTGATCTATGCCGAGCACCACCCGGTTGCCTGCTTCGACGAGCGGCGCTACCCGCTGTCGCACTGGATCGAGAAAGGAAGGCCGGAAGGTCCCTGGGCGGTGCCGGTTTTCGGCCCGCCGGCCGCGCCGGTCGCGAGCCCGCTCAAGGT contains:
- a CDS encoding DUF2059 domain-containing protein; translated protein: MLDIAGRLTGAALALALLAGAAPVLAQEQAPFNMAQAKPGAEPSAEQMKLANELLIANGEASSFDAIIPNVIEQAAASFVQANPDLIRDLREVAKQLVPQYEGRRSEVVQILARTYAAQFSAAELQELLVFYRSPVGRKLVEKRQELLDAGLRGIQAWSAGFSREMEAKVREEMKKRGFTI
- a CDS encoding tripartite tricarboxylate transporter permease; the encoded protein is MDTFAALGQGLFVALQPINLLFAFVGVMLGTAVGVLPGIGPALTVALLLPITFKLDPAGSLIMFAGIYYGGMYGGSTASILLNTPGESSSIVTALEGNKMARAGRGGPALATAAIGSFVAGTIATIGLALIAPTVVDIAISFGPEDYFALMVLAFTTVSAAFGSSVTRGLTSLFIGLSLGLIGIDLQSGQARLSFGIPDLLDGVEVTTLAVALFAIGETLSVCAAGSRAEEVIEPVKGSVFMNREDWKRSWRPWLRGTVLGFPIGAMPAGGAEIPTFLSYALEKRLCKKPDEFGNGAIEGVAGPEAANNAAAAGVLVPLLTLGLPTSATAAIMLAGFQQYGLNPGPLLFTTNPDLVWGLIASLFIANGMLLVLNLPLVGLWVRLLAIPRPWLYGGILVFATLGTLGANPSLVELGMLLVFGLLGYVLRRYDYPIAPVVVGLILGPLAEQQLRRALAISVGDPIVLFQSPIALTLYALSALALFGPLIFYLITGHKAPVGGDED
- a CDS encoding tripartite tricarboxylate transporter TctB family protein; its protein translation is MSDQPSSSARPSADRAGLFIALGLAVLALVVGWDAWRLASVNAHSAVGPAAFPTIIAAGLAILAVATAVEAIREGAIARPRDEAGPMVWVLAGLVGQIILLPFLGFSIATGWLFAATAKGFGRGPVWAHFLAGTVMCFIIYLIFAKGLQLSLPAGPLERLI
- a CDS encoding Bug family tripartite tricarboxylate transporter substrate binding protein, which gives rise to MNHMFRGALLAAALAAAPFGAASAQVSDLKIIAPAAPGGGWDQTARALQQVLQSEKLVPNVQVMNVPGAGGTIGLAQFVNGSKGDPNVLLVGGYVMVGAIITNKSPVNLSQVTPIARLTGEYEAIAVPANSPLKSMADLVAALKADPQKVSWAGGSAGGTDHIAAGLIAKAVGVDPTKVNYIAFSGGGESLASILGGKVTVGISSLSEFDAQAKAGKLRILAVSSGQRLPDAKDIPTLKESGVDVEIQNWRSISAAPGITPEQKKALSDIIAKAVESKAWKDLLAQKGWVNTYLAGPEFEAQLNKDITATQAILKDVGLAN
- the gor gene encoding glutathione-disulfide reductase → MDQFDVDLFVIGGGSGGVRAARIAANHGAKVKIAEEYRLGGTCVIRGCVPKKLFVYAAQFAHDFADAAGFGWTVEGVSFDWKTLIANKDKEIARLEGAYRANLERSGVEIVKQRAVIEGPHLVRLADATGVTAKVILIATGGRPNIGLDMPGRELGITSNEAFHLERLPERIIIQGAGYIALEFASLFNGLGSKVTVVHRGDKVLRGFEGELQERIAAELASAGIAFEFGATIESIHEGEGEGEKRVRLNDGRDLFADEVMLAIGRVPNTVGLGLDAVGVHLNDAGAIAVDANSRTNVPSIYAVGDVTDRVNLTPVAIREGHSFADSVFGGQPWEVDYENIPTAVFTEPEIGTVGLSEEEARARGYKLDIYKTDFRPLKATLSGSTSRTFMKLVVDQMTDKVLGVHLIGESSAEIVQIAAIAMNIGATKADFDRTMALHPSSAEELVTLRTKHATSDKVIPEVSAEATPAI
- a CDS encoding class II 3-deoxy-7-phosphoheptulonate synthase codes for the protein MSDRWTPESWRAKPIQQVPDYPDAEALASVERQLASFPPLVFAGEARRLKRELAKVANGEAFLLQGGDCAESFAEHSADNIRDFFRVFLQMAVVLTYAGASPVVKVGRIAGQFAKPRSAPMEKVGDVELPSYRGDIVNDIEFTPASRIPDPRRQLEAYRQSAATLNLLRAFANGGYASLGNAHQWMLGFIKDSPQSGRYQALADRITEALDFMRAIGIDPEHHPEMRSTEFFTSHEALLLGFEQALTRVDSTSGDWYATSGHMIWVGDRTRQFDHAHIEYCRGVKNPLGLKCGPSLKPDDLLRLIDALNPENEPGRLTLIGRFGADKVAGSLPALVRAVKREGRSVVWSSDPMHGNTIKAASGYKTRPFDQILSEVKDFFAVHAAEGTYAGGVHLEMTGKNVTECTGGARAISDADLKDRYHTYCDPRLNAEQAIEMAFLVAELLKQERAGRVRPVTQAAE
- a CDS encoding alpha/beta fold hydrolase, encoding MRQAILERQVIFESENVRVVRTPGTRSDVVFVTFEAHQLKRPLDRKGFGEKFLQDNGFTSYHLLAGDNFWFQYPEMAEVLAAVRADVGPGPEIVAYGVSMGGYAAFRFAGLLGAARVIAFSPQYSIDKRRIPWDKRWDRLFDRPRQVLWEHLTTPRGVPVYLFYDPHNRDRHHVRMLAREADVVPVRVPYAGHATITVFMECGMLGETVLAIGENRFDAADCERELKIRIDHSPLYVAKRARSRSRLFRRLRADLVDRFG
- a CDS encoding alpha/beta fold hydrolase, which codes for MRQSVFESEAVSVFKMPGHREDVVFVSFESMIPTRRPDRRGFGEQFFHHRGFTAYHVMPRANEWYHYPEMEAALAAVRADIPAGTRVITYGMSMGAYAAYRFSEPLAADAVIAFSPQYSVDRWRVWWERRWSSEGKSLLWDRQLPRKEAVKYVFYDPLNQDRRHIRRLRKEAELDLVRIYFSGHASIAYVQECGMLESAVLDIAEGCFDIAAFEARLWQQRKTSATYQKMRRRKKTGIFRRLRYVVIEHLLDRRLGAAALQSTTTPPDT
- a CDS encoding zinc-binding alcohol dehydrogenase family protein, with protein sequence MKAIGYSESLPIGEERALFDFETPAPTPGPHDLLVRVKAISVNPVDTKVRRRRAGTEGAPVILGWDAAGVVEAVGPEVTLFKAGDEVFYAGDLNRPGTNAELHLVDERITGHKPESLSFAEAAAIPLTAVTAWEGLFDRLEVPFKGKGAKDAKLLVVGAAGGVGSLVVQFARQLTDLTVIGTASRPESRKWVEERGAHAVIDHSRPLAEEIAAAGLGEIDYTFTLTNSDKHWAEIVKAARPQGRIAIIDDPASLDAMLLKTKSLSLHWELMYTRSMFQTPDMIRQHEILDEVARLIDAGTVRTTLGANFGTINAENLRRAHAALESGMSIGKVVLEGWG
- a CDS encoding winged helix-turn-helix transcriptional regulator, producing the protein MARRHQDYSRTGCAVEAALEIIGAKWKGGIIYQLLGGELRFSELRRRMPGVTQRILAKALRELEADGVISRTVYPTVPPQVGYQLTAEGEALRPAVMVLHDWGKRHTQPFDVAAE